In Salvelinus namaycush isolate Seneca chromosome 37, SaNama_1.0, whole genome shotgun sequence, the following are encoded in one genomic region:
- the LOC120031053 gene encoding GSK-3-binding protein-like — protein sequence MPCRKEDYILLEQSVTVDSKEVDALVTKIGEALQLHNNSANQKTMSCLHGLTSNCSSNNIIKQANNGVALQKRTGCCIRLRNRRQRSNRASPYSFPGSSNQAWDNFKRWDRKGINAAVEKDDPHQLLQELILSGNLIKEAVRRLQFSTTECGDISDNLQC from the coding sequence ATGCCTTGTCGAAAGGAGGACTACATCCTCTTGGAGCAGTCTGTTACCGTCGATTCAAAAGAAGTGGACGCTTTGGTCACGAAAATCGGTGAGGCGCTGCAGCTTCACAACAATAGTGCTAATCAAAAGACGATGTCATGTCTCCACGGTCTCACCAGCAACTGCAGCAGTAACAACATCATCAAACAAGCCAACAATGGCGTGGCCCTGCAAAAACGTACCGGGTGCTGCATACGGCTTCGAAACCGGAGGCAACGTAGTAACAGAGCTAGTCCATACAGCTTCCCTGGCTCAAGTAACCAGGCGTGGGACAATTTCAAACGTTGGGACCGAAAGGGGATCAACGCAGCTGTCGAGAAGGACGACCCACATCAGTTACTTCAGGAATTAATATTGTCTGGGAATCTAATCAAAGAAGCAGTCAGGCGGCTGCAGTTCTCTACGACGGAGTGTGGAGATATTTCGGACAATCTGCAATGCTGA